The following are from one region of the Capsicum annuum cultivar UCD-10X-F1 chromosome 1, UCD10Xv1.1, whole genome shotgun sequence genome:
- the LOC107869556 gene encoding phosphomevalonate kinase, peroxisomal isoform X1, with protein MAVVASAPGKVLMTGGYLVLERPNAGIVLSTNARFYAIVKPLYEEIKPESWAWAWTDVKLTSPQMARETMYKLSLKHLKLQPVSSSGSRNSFVEHAVQYAVAAAHVTLDKDMKETLQKLLLQGLDITILGCNEFYSYRNQIEARGLPLTPESLASLPPFASITFNAEESTGENRKPEVAKTGLGSSAAMTTAVVAALLHYLGVVNLSSLAGNQLQGKKDVADLDVLHVIAQTAHCIAQGKVGSGFDVSSAVYGSQRYIRFSPEVLSSAQNAGMATPLTEVIGDVLKAKWDHERTKFSLPPLMTLLLGEPGSGGSSTPSMVGAVKKWQKSDPQDSLETWRRLSEGNSALEAHLNTLCKLAERHYNAYECIINACSLLPAEKWLERANEPTQAEIVKELLGARDAMLRIRYQMRKMGEAAGIPIEPESQSQLLDATMNMEGVLLAGIPGAGGFDAVFAVTLGASSKNVTQAWSSLNVLAMLVREDPHGVSLENNDPRAKEITAAISSIQLE; from the exons ATGGCTGT AGTTGCGTCTGCTCCTGGAAAGGTTTTGATGACTGGAGGTTATCTTGTTTTAGAGAGGCCTAATGCTGGTATTGTACTAAGCACAAATGCTCGTTTTTATGCTATTGTGAAGCCACTTTATGAGGAAATTAAACCTGAAAGTTGGGCATGG GCTTGGACAGATGTTAAATTGACTTCTCCCCAGATGGCAAGAGAAACCATGTATAAACTGTCTCTTAAACACCTAAAGCTTCAACCTGTTTCTTCAAG TGGATCAAGAAACTCCTTTGTAGAACATGCGGTGCAGTATGCCGTTGCAGCAGCCCATGTAACACTTGACAAAGATATGAAGGAGACATTGCAGAAACTACTTCTGCAGG GTCTTGACATAACTATCTTGGGTTGCAATGAGTTCTATTCCTATAGGAATCAG ATTGAAGCACGCGGGCTCCCTCTTACACCTGAGTCATTGGCTTCCCTTCCACCTTTCGCTTCAATCACCTTTAATGCAGAAGAATCAACTGGCGAAAATCGCAAGCCTGAAGTTGCAAAGACTGGATTAGGGTCGTCAGCAGCTATGACAACTGCAGTTGTTGCCGCCTTACTTCATTATCTTGGCGTTGTGAACCTCTCCTCTTTGGCTGGGAACCAACTCCAAGGAAAGAAAGATGTCGCTGATCTTGATGTGCTTCATGTGATAGCTCAAACTGCTCATTGCATTGCACAGGGTAAAGTTGGCAGTGGGTTCGATGTTAGTTCTGCAGTTTATGGCAGTCAGCGCTATATCCGATTTTCACCTGAAGTGCTCTCTTCTGCGCAG AATGCAGGTATGGCAACGCCACTAACAGAAGTCATTGGTGATGTCCTAAAAGCAAAGTGGGACCACGAGAGGACCAAGTTTTCACTGCCTCCTTTGATGACATTA TTACTTGGAGAACCGGGCAGTGGAGGATCTTCAACGCCATCAATGGTTGGTGCTGTTAAGAAATGGCAGAAGTCTGACCCTCAGGATTCTCTAGAAACATGGAGAAGGCTGTCAGAAGGAAACTCTGCTCTTGAAGCGCACCTTAATACCTTATGTAAATTGGCAGAGAGACATTACAATGCTTATGAATGCATCATCAATGCCTGCAGTCTGCTTCCTGCTGAAAAG TGGTTGGAGAGAGCAAATGAACCAACTCAAGCAGAAATTGTTAAAGAATTATTAGGAGCTCGAGATGCAATGCTCCGGATTAGGTATCAGATGCGCAAGATGGGAGAAGCTGCTGGAATTCCA ATAGAACCAGAATCACAATCTCAGCTTTTAGATGCTACAATGAATATGGAGGGAGTCTTATTGGCGGGCATTCCTGGTGCTGGTGGATTTGACGCGGTTTTTGCAGTCACCTTGGGGGCCTCAAGTAAAAATGTGACTCAAGCTTGGAGTTCACTCAATGTTCTCGCAATGCTAGTACGGGAAGATCCTCATGGTGTATCCTTAGAAAACAACGATCCTCGGGCAAAGGAAATTACTGCAGCTATTTCTTCAATTCAGCTTGAATAA
- the LOC107869556 gene encoding phosphomevalonate kinase, peroxisomal isoform X2 produces the protein MAVVASAPGKVLMTGGYLVLERPNAGIVLSTNARFYAIVKPLYEEIKPESWAWEDDDNLLYGTFQTNNVSNCIIHAGLDITILGCNEFYSYRNQIEARGLPLTPESLASLPPFASITFNAEESTGENRKPEVAKTGLGSSAAMTTAVVAALLHYLGVVNLSSLAGNQLQGKKDVADLDVLHVIAQTAHCIAQGKVGSGFDVSSAVYGSQRYIRFSPEVLSSAQNAGMATPLTEVIGDVLKAKWDHERTKFSLPPLMTLLLGEPGSGGSSTPSMVGAVKKWQKSDPQDSLETWRRLSEGNSALEAHLNTLCKLAERHYNAYECIINACSLLPAEKWLERANEPTQAEIVKELLGARDAMLRIRYQMRKMGEAAGIPIEPESQSQLLDATMNMEGVLLAGIPGAGGFDAVFAVTLGASSKNVTQAWSSLNVLAMLVREDPHGVSLENNDPRAKEITAAISSIQLE, from the exons ATGGCTGT AGTTGCGTCTGCTCCTGGAAAGGTTTTGATGACTGGAGGTTATCTTGTTTTAGAGAGGCCTAATGCTGGTATTGTACTAAGCACAAATGCTCGTTTTTATGCTATTGTGAAGCCACTTTATGAGGAAATTAAACCTGAAAGTTGGGCATGG GAGGATGATGACAATCTTTTATATGGGACTTTCCAGACAAACAATGTCTCAAACTGCATTATCCATGCAGGTCTTGACATAACTATCTTGGGTTGCAATGAGTTCTATTCCTATAGGAATCAG ATTGAAGCACGCGGGCTCCCTCTTACACCTGAGTCATTGGCTTCCCTTCCACCTTTCGCTTCAATCACCTTTAATGCAGAAGAATCAACTGGCGAAAATCGCAAGCCTGAAGTTGCAAAGACTGGATTAGGGTCGTCAGCAGCTATGACAACTGCAGTTGTTGCCGCCTTACTTCATTATCTTGGCGTTGTGAACCTCTCCTCTTTGGCTGGGAACCAACTCCAAGGAAAGAAAGATGTCGCTGATCTTGATGTGCTTCATGTGATAGCTCAAACTGCTCATTGCATTGCACAGGGTAAAGTTGGCAGTGGGTTCGATGTTAGTTCTGCAGTTTATGGCAGTCAGCGCTATATCCGATTTTCACCTGAAGTGCTCTCTTCTGCGCAG AATGCAGGTATGGCAACGCCACTAACAGAAGTCATTGGTGATGTCCTAAAAGCAAAGTGGGACCACGAGAGGACCAAGTTTTCACTGCCTCCTTTGATGACATTA TTACTTGGAGAACCGGGCAGTGGAGGATCTTCAACGCCATCAATGGTTGGTGCTGTTAAGAAATGGCAGAAGTCTGACCCTCAGGATTCTCTAGAAACATGGAGAAGGCTGTCAGAAGGAAACTCTGCTCTTGAAGCGCACCTTAATACCTTATGTAAATTGGCAGAGAGACATTACAATGCTTATGAATGCATCATCAATGCCTGCAGTCTGCTTCCTGCTGAAAAG TGGTTGGAGAGAGCAAATGAACCAACTCAAGCAGAAATTGTTAAAGAATTATTAGGAGCTCGAGATGCAATGCTCCGGATTAGGTATCAGATGCGCAAGATGGGAGAAGCTGCTGGAATTCCA ATAGAACCAGAATCACAATCTCAGCTTTTAGATGCTACAATGAATATGGAGGGAGTCTTATTGGCGGGCATTCCTGGTGCTGGTGGATTTGACGCGGTTTTTGCAGTCACCTTGGGGGCCTCAAGTAAAAATGTGACTCAAGCTTGGAGTTCACTCAATGTTCTCGCAATGCTAGTACGGGAAGATCCTCATGGTGTATCCTTAGAAAACAACGATCCTCGGGCAAAGGAAATTACTGCAGCTATTTCTTCAATTCAGCTTGAATAA
- the LOC107869556 gene encoding phosphomevalonate kinase, peroxisomal isoform X3, with the protein MARETMYKLSLKHLKLQPVSSSGSRNSFVEHAVQYAVAAAHVTLDKDMKETLQKLLLQGLDITILGCNEFYSYRNQIEARGLPLTPESLASLPPFASITFNAEESTGENRKPEVAKTGLGSSAAMTTAVVAALLHYLGVVNLSSLAGNQLQGKKDVADLDVLHVIAQTAHCIAQGKVGSGFDVSSAVYGSQRYIRFSPEVLSSAQNAGMATPLTEVIGDVLKAKWDHERTKFSLPPLMTLLLGEPGSGGSSTPSMVGAVKKWQKSDPQDSLETWRRLSEGNSALEAHLNTLCKLAERHYNAYECIINACSLLPAEKWLERANEPTQAEIVKELLGARDAMLRIRYQMRKMGEAAGIPIEPESQSQLLDATMNMEGVLLAGIPGAGGFDAVFAVTLGASSKNVTQAWSSLNVLAMLVREDPHGVSLENNDPRAKEITAAISSIQLE; encoded by the exons ATGGCAAGAGAAACCATGTATAAACTGTCTCTTAAACACCTAAAGCTTCAACCTGTTTCTTCAAG TGGATCAAGAAACTCCTTTGTAGAACATGCGGTGCAGTATGCCGTTGCAGCAGCCCATGTAACACTTGACAAAGATATGAAGGAGACATTGCAGAAACTACTTCTGCAGG GTCTTGACATAACTATCTTGGGTTGCAATGAGTTCTATTCCTATAGGAATCAG ATTGAAGCACGCGGGCTCCCTCTTACACCTGAGTCATTGGCTTCCCTTCCACCTTTCGCTTCAATCACCTTTAATGCAGAAGAATCAACTGGCGAAAATCGCAAGCCTGAAGTTGCAAAGACTGGATTAGGGTCGTCAGCAGCTATGACAACTGCAGTTGTTGCCGCCTTACTTCATTATCTTGGCGTTGTGAACCTCTCCTCTTTGGCTGGGAACCAACTCCAAGGAAAGAAAGATGTCGCTGATCTTGATGTGCTTCATGTGATAGCTCAAACTGCTCATTGCATTGCACAGGGTAAAGTTGGCAGTGGGTTCGATGTTAGTTCTGCAGTTTATGGCAGTCAGCGCTATATCCGATTTTCACCTGAAGTGCTCTCTTCTGCGCAG AATGCAGGTATGGCAACGCCACTAACAGAAGTCATTGGTGATGTCCTAAAAGCAAAGTGGGACCACGAGAGGACCAAGTTTTCACTGCCTCCTTTGATGACATTA TTACTTGGAGAACCGGGCAGTGGAGGATCTTCAACGCCATCAATGGTTGGTGCTGTTAAGAAATGGCAGAAGTCTGACCCTCAGGATTCTCTAGAAACATGGAGAAGGCTGTCAGAAGGAAACTCTGCTCTTGAAGCGCACCTTAATACCTTATGTAAATTGGCAGAGAGACATTACAATGCTTATGAATGCATCATCAATGCCTGCAGTCTGCTTCCTGCTGAAAAG TGGTTGGAGAGAGCAAATGAACCAACTCAAGCAGAAATTGTTAAAGAATTATTAGGAGCTCGAGATGCAATGCTCCGGATTAGGTATCAGATGCGCAAGATGGGAGAAGCTGCTGGAATTCCA ATAGAACCAGAATCACAATCTCAGCTTTTAGATGCTACAATGAATATGGAGGGAGTCTTATTGGCGGGCATTCCTGGTGCTGGTGGATTTGACGCGGTTTTTGCAGTCACCTTGGGGGCCTCAAGTAAAAATGTGACTCAAGCTTGGAGTTCACTCAATGTTCTCGCAATGCTAGTACGGGAAGATCCTCATGGTGTATCCTTAGAAAACAACGATCCTCGGGCAAAGGAAATTACTGCAGCTATTTCTTCAATTCAGCTTGAATAA
- the LOC107869518 gene encoding pentatricopeptide repeat-containing protein At1g31920, translating into MMVRTSVLYQTPFLIPQEDHAKAKEFNFILKEQEWISMIKKCNNMLELKQVHGQILKLGFIYNSFCVGNLLSTCALSEWRSMDYACSIFGEIIDPGSFEYNTLIRGYVKDMNLEEALLWYIHMIEDGVEPDNFSYPALLKVCARFRALKEGKQIHGQVLKFGHEDDMFVQNSLINIYGKCGEIRQSCLVFEQMDQRSIASWSALIAGHANLGLWSDCLKVFGEMNTEGCWRAEESTLVSVISACAHLDALDFGKATHGYLLRNMTGLNVIVETSLIDMYVKCGCLEKGLFLFQRMTNKNQMSYSTIISGLAMHGRGEEALRIYHEMLKERLEPDDVVYVGVLSACSHAGLVEEGLKCFDRMRLEHRIEPTIQHYGCMVDLLGRAGRLEEALELIKGMSMEPNDVLWRSLLSACRVHRNVELGEVAAKNLFKLKSRNASDYVMLCNMYAQAKMWEKMAAIRTKMVNEGISQVPGSCLVEANRKVYKFVSQDRSHTCSDVVYDMLHQMEWQLKFEGYSPDTSLALFDVDEEEKRQRLSTHCQKLAIAFALIKTSQGSPIRIVRNVRMCRDCHTYTKLISMIYERNIIVRDRNRFHHFKDGTCSCKDYW; encoded by the coding sequence ATGATGGTTAGGACTTCAGTCCTTTATCAGACTCCATTCTTGATACCTCAAGAAGATCATGCAAAAGCCAAAGAATTCAACTTCATCTTGAAGGAGCAAGAATGGATTTCTATGATCAAGAAATGCAACAACATGTTGGAGTTGAAGCAAGTTCATGGCCAAATCTTGAAACTTGGATTCATTTATAACTCCTTCTGTGTAGGCAATCTTTTATCCACTTGTGCACTTTCAGAATGGCGCAGCATGGACTATGCTTGTTCGATTTTCGGGGAGATCATTGATCCAGGTTCATTTGAATACAATACTTTAATAAGAGGATATGTCAAGGATATGAACTTGGAAGAAGCTCTACTTTGGTATATTCATATGATTGAAGATGGGGTTGAACCAGATAACTTCTCATATCCTGCACTTCTTAAGGTATGTGCTCGATTCCGGGCACTCAAAGAAGGAAAGCAGATTCATGGGCAAGTTTTGAAGTTTGGACATGAGGATGACATGTTTGTGCAGAACAGTTTGATCAATATATATGGAAAGTGTGGAGAAATTAGGCAATCTTGCCTTGTCTTTGAGCAAATGGATCAAAGAAGTATAGCTTCTTGGAGTGCACTTATTGCAGGTCATGCTAACTTGGGACTATGGTCTGACTGCCTCAAAGTTTTTGGTGAAATGAACACTGAGGGATGTTGGAGGGCAGAGGAAAGTACACTGGTTAGTGTTATTTCTGCTTGTGCTCATTTGGATGCCCTTGATTTTGGGAAAGCCACACATGGATATCTTTTAAGAAACATGACTGGTCTCAATGTTATAGTAGAGACATCCTTAATAGACATGTATGTTAAATGTGGATGTCTAGAGAAAGGGTTATTTCTCTTTCAAAGAATGACAAACAAGAATCAGATGTCCTATAGTACCATAATCTCGGGGCTGGCCATGCACGGTCGTGGGGAGGAAGCACTAAGGATCTACCACGAAATGCTCAAGGAAAGATTGGAACCTGATGATGTTGTTTATGTAGGGGTTTTGAGTGCTTGTAGTCATGCTGGATTGGTTGAAGAAGGGCTAAAATGTTTTGACAGGATGAGACTGGAGCATCGGATAGAGCCAACGATTCAGCATTATGGGTGTATGGTTGATCTCTTGGGACGAGCTGGGAGGCTCGAGGAAGCTTTGGAGCTCATCAAAGGCATGTCAATGGAGCCAAACGACGTCTTATGGAGAAGTCTGCTAAGTGCTTGCAGAGTTCATCGGAACGTTGAGTTGGGAGAAGTAGCAGCCAAGAATCTTTTCAAGTTGAAATCAAGAAATGCCAGTGACTATGTCATGCTCTGCAATATGTATGCACAAGCTAAAATGTGGGAAAAGATGGCTGCAATTCGGACAAAAATGGTTAATGAAGGGATAAGTCAAGTACCTGGTTCTTGCTTGGTTGAAGCAAACAGAAAGGTCTACAAGTTTGTGTCACAAGATAGGTCACATACCTGCAGTGATGTGGTGTATGACATGCTTCACCAAATGGAATGGCAACTGAAATTTGAAGGGTATTCTCCGGATACATCATTGGCACTGTTTGATGTAGACGAAGAAGAGAAGAGGCAAAGACTGAGCACTCATTGTCAAAAGCTGGCTATTGCATTTGCACTTATAAAAACATCTCAAGGTTCTCCTATAAGGATAGTGAGAAATGTCAGAATGTGCAGGGATTGTCATACatacactaaactaatttccatGATTTACGAAAGAAATATCATTGTTAGGGATAGAAATCGGTTCCACCATTTCAAAGATGGAACTTGCTCTTGTAAAGACTACTGGTGA